Genomic window (Arachis hypogaea cultivar Tifrunner chromosome 13, arahy.Tifrunner.gnm2.J5K5, whole genome shotgun sequence):
AAACCACAATCGTTTATGAATATGACAAGTTATAATTACTGTGTGCAATATATTTAAATACACTCTTGTTCACTATTTAAAATACACTAATCAAGTATATTTTAACTATAATAACTAAGTGTAGGTAATCAAATGTGCATTTTACTGTACATTCACCCACATAATATTAAAAGATTCCTTTTCAATATTTAGCACATCCACTAAGGGTCAAACCTAGATGTATCATATTAAAAGACATATAAAACATACGGGAGAGTTTTAAATGTATCGAAAATACCagtgttataattattttaaccgtttatttgaattataaaaaatatatataatatatattaattaaaatcaatagtTAAAATAACTGAAATACTAGTATTTTTcgatacacttaaaattttttcaaaacatATAGATTACCACCTCAACTAAGGCCTGGACCTTCTAAATTAGTGTTAGACAGCCCCAATTTCAGACTTTCAATGTATCACTACATGATTGGGAGGCCCAAATTGATGGGCTTGTTAAAGTTCCGAAGAGAATATGGGCCGGATTTGGCTTAAAGAGCTCTTATGAAGTTTaccaattaataattaaatcatggaaatatgaaaatagaagaaacctaatctattaataatataataataaaaaatttattcatatattaaaattaattactaatatatttatgtataaatatatataattttatttatttttatatatagttgAATTTAGTATACACATAAAATATTAGTATAATAATTGATGGCGGAAATAGCATGGTAGAGACTACGGCCTGAGATATGGTTTGTCAAAAAAGAGAAAGGAGGTGAATTCATGCACGTAAGTAGAGAAAAATTGGCATTGAATAATGAATGACACATAAAAGAAATTGAGGTAGACCATACACACAAAATTGAGAAGAGCTAACCGTAGGTAGAGTGAGTGACCATGGTAAAATTGCATGGAAAGATTCCCAAGTTGAAAAGCATATAAATGGCATTAATTATGTGATGATGAAAGGGTTCACATTGACAGTGTCACACACACATTAAACGAATCAAAGCAATGTTGCTTGTCAGCATACCCAATGCCATATACAATTAATGCCTTCCGTCTCTGGCCATGACTCATAGTAAGTAATAACTCATAACTCCCCACTATACAAAACTAACCCTAGCTATATAGTCTCTATACTCTATAATTTTCCACATGCATTCGGATCTCATAAGTCGGTgccataacaaaaaatatttatatagtcctatattattattattattattattattattattattgccgcTATGCAAAATTCCAAAACCCACCCTCCTCTCTCACTCTTCATTCTCCAATGAACCAAACACAACCATCTCTTCTCATTTATGACCTTCCTCATTTAAAACTCTCACCTCTCTGATGAGCAGAGAGAGTCACAGAGACAATACTTAACATaatacctctctctttctctctctttctctctctctaaaataaATGCTGTAGCAAAGGGGTGCCATTAATGAGGCTCTACAAATTGCCAGACCAATCTCATTAAATTAAACGCATGCGACCACCCCAGCCATTTAATTCCACCATTGACCTGACCCACTGCACCGCCATCCACCACCACCGCGTCAAGCTTCAAACTTCAAACCCCTCACTTCTCTCCGGCGGTTCTTCCAATGAACCATCCTTCAATCACCATCTTCCACGTGTCCCCTTTGCACTCAATTCCACCAAAAAATTAATCTTTTCTCCTACCCAGTTCCAAATttcaccttttttttctttttctctttcatcttctGTTGAACCTCTCCGGCGAAAGCAGTGCCTCGGGATCGCCGCATCTCAGCCGGCTCGACGAAAACCCCGCCGCGCCAGCTGCCGAGGTCAATACGGAAGACCTTAAGAACATGGGGCTAGCGATGGACTTACTCCGCCGCGACGAGCTCCCGCCACCGGCGTACCTCATGCTTGACTCCGACAACGGAAAAAACCCTCTTCGCCGGAAAAATGGTGACTTCATCCCTCTGTAGTATCTGAAAGAGAACACCCTCGGCTTCCCAATAGATCCAAACGGCGAAGGTCTCTTGCTCCAGAAACTGCTGCTGCTCCCTCCTCTCCGGTACCGCCACGGGGACGCCGTCGCCGGCTCCATTACCAACATCCTCTCCGACGCCAAGCTCCTTTCGAACCCAAACGAATAAGAACGTTTCAATAGAAAGTCCCTCCCGTTGAACCCCTCCTCCGGAACTTCCACGGTAATCTCCGGCGCCGCCGAAACCGTCGCCGTAGCATGACGATAGTCCTCCGGAGGAGGCGGAGTGTGCTCCGCCGCTATCCGGTGGAAGATGGCATCGTCGTCGAGACTTGGTCGAATCCTAGCGGCGAACATGGGAGTAAACGGCGAGGCGGCGGAGAGAACCCCGGCGCGGCAGAGAGGGCAGTTTGCGTGGGAACGAAGCCAAGCATCGATGCAATCAACATGGAAGGTGTGTGAGCAAAGAGGCAAGGTTCGAACGTAATCATCGTCTTCGAATTCGAAGAGGCAAACGGCGCAGTCGCGGCGTGAAGATGAACGGCGAGAGGAGGTGCTGTTGAGTTCGCCGGCGTATAGGGCGGCGTAAAGGGAGAAAGGGATGGTTTTGATGACGGAGTCGTCGAGGCCGTAAGGGGAGAAGGAGGAAGGTGGGATATGAGGGTCGAAGGGGGAGTCGTAGTAGTAAGGGAGGGAGTCTAGGTCGCCGGAGGAGGAAGGGAGGAAGGAATGAGTGCGGCGGCGACGGCGGAAGCGTCTTATGAGGCGGTGGAGTGGAGGAGTGAGGTGGCGGGCTATGAGACGGGAGTATGTAACGAGGAGGAAGGCGGCGGCGATGACAACAACCATTGCTATGAGGGGAGGGCTGAAGTCCACCGGAGACTTAGAAGGTGACGGTGGCGGCAGCGTTGACTTGGTGAAGGTGGCGGATGGAGATGGAGATGGAGATGGAGATGGTGTTGGAGGCCATATCCAATGATGAGAAGAAGAAGGTGGCATGATGGTGGTTGAATtaggatgatgatggtgatgcatCTGCATGagacagagagagaaagaaaaaagagaagagaagagaagagaagggaaaGAGAGTGAGTCTCTGACACTGTGCAATTGATAACGCAATGCACAAAACTAAACCGTTGACTGTGGAtttatcttcttctacttctctttcTAATACAAATAAAGGCCTATCTATTTCTATTTCAAATTCATTGTCAAAAATTattaaatcatttaatcattcattttatataaaaatatttgtatatcaGATTATCACATTAATTATGGTAACTAGTTTTCCATTGTAAGTTGAAAAAATATATTCTGTAATTATATAggtatttattttataagttcTCATAAAatgttataataaaaaaataaaatattactagTTAATTATCGagtgagaaaaattaaaaaaaaaaagatttgtctCAAAATATTAATGTAAGCTAAACATATGATTTAGCATTAATTATTTATTGGATTTTGCTTAATATTATATTAGTGTTGGCAAAACTTTGATGCAAAAGATGTCACAAAAGACATTTATTTTAGAGAGAAATGATTGCGTGTGTTAATTTAGCGGTGTTGACTTTTTTGGCAGGACTTAGAAAGGTTTATGTGTGGGTTGTGGTGGTACGACACGTCATGGTTTGCTGAATTTAAGAGTTTAGAATTTAGACCCAACTGCAACTGCGCCTTCACCTTCCATCTTCTGTTCCACGCGCCATCTTTCTGCTTCTGCCATCTTAGGCGCCAAACATTCAaacattattattactttcttacTACTAACATTCCCATTGTATTCTACTTTCAAGTTATAAATACTCTTTTATTACATAATATTTGTAATGTTTGGGTAGTATTTTTCCTTTTAGGTTACTTCTATAATAATGCAAATTTAAAACAAACGCTATTCACTCAAATTAGTTCTTTCATATAAAGAAGTACTCTCAACTATTTCAATTAATctctatttataaattatttaatcaaataaatttaactaaattatttaccCTCACAtatacttatttttttctttgcgCTTCTATGGTACTTTTTTTTTCGTTACTGTTGATACTTTGTTTGTTTTttcgttatttttctcttttattattatcgttatatcactttctctttctctttctcttctttttctttttttattagaatttttttttcttctcctaaatcattttcatcatcatcatcgtctttttttatacatatcgttattattgttatcattatCGTAGAATTATTGCTATATTGATAACATTGCCTAatccaaaattgatttggatatatttttgttgataatttagttatttttttgtgttgtttTCAAGCTTGAGTTTGTGTGTCAcaattattaagtaattttggtacatttctgagttaattaaaGTGTGTAGCAAAAATCGATGTAAAATACTAAGACatttatgtgttattgttaagaaatttcgatatatttttattctaataagttcTGTAtcattcaaaactcttcctcttcctcctcctcatcttttgctacttcttcttcttctttttcttcatttttatcatttttttattcatctttttcttcttgttttacatgCTCAATTTTCtccttgttttactcttttaataggaataaaaacaaaaaaatcaaacaaagaagaagaaaaaacacataatgctgtaaAATTATTTGAAAGAGTATAAAACTACATTCattcaattaaaagaaagaaagaaagaaattaaaaaaaatgcagcattaaagaaaatatttttgtgtgtcTATAGCGAAATTTCGATGTAAAAACTAAgacatttttgttttattattaaaaaatattggtGTATTTGTATTCTGATAAGTgctgtataattcaaaactcttcatcttttgctgcttcttcttcttcttcttcttctttttcctcgtcatcatcatcatctttttttttcttattcacctttttctttttattttaccttctcaagtttcttcttattttactctcttaacaataattaaaaaaattaaacaaagaagaataaaaacacataatgctgcaaaattattttgaaaaaaagatgaacttacattcattcaactaaaagaaaaaaataagaaaaaaaaaaagaagaaaaaatgcagcattaaaaaaatatttttgtgtatttgtaataaaatttcagtgtaaaaactaagacatttatatgttattattaagaaatttcggtgtatttttattctaataagttctgtataattcaaaactctttctctttctcctcctcatcttttacttcttctttttcctattctttttcatcatcatcatcttcttttttttttttatttatcttttctttcttgttttaccttctcaattttttttttgttttagtctcctaacaagaataaaaacaaaaaaatcaattaaagaaaaagagaaacatataatactgcaaaattacttgaaagataaTAAAcctatattcattcaactaaaaaaagaaagaaataagaaaaaaaatacagtattaaagaaaatatttttgtgctgttcggtaggtcgggtaccgtACGGTTCGGGTTGATGCTTCGGTTGGTGGGAAGGAGATCACCTGGTTCCGAGCTGCTGGGTTGAAGAGGGTGTGGACGACTTCCCGAGCACTTCATGTGGagaggggggtgtcacctgcaaggacactccgacgctctagtcagtgaAGTGTGCAGGCGAATAAGGGTTGAGTGgtgtgtgacgtaccttgggggaagggcaggtccttccccatatataccgtgtcagaggtgggccctgcaGGGATAGACCCACCTTCTTCGAGGCCTCCCTTGCACAGCTGTGGCGAAGCTGTCAGGAACGCGTGttagggacgcgtgtccgggtcgaaATCTGAGCGTCTCACCCCCGATCGTTCGGCTCGGTGCTGCTCGGGTTGGGCCGGCCCGTAAACTGCTTGGGTCAGGCCGTAACATGtgcatttgtagcaaaatttcggtgtaaaaactaagaaatttatgtattattattaaaaaattactatatatttttattctagtatgcataatttaaaactcttcatttttctcatcttctgctactgttttttcttcttcttcttcttatttcattttgtcataattttttttggaaagaaaaaatcaaccaaagaagaaaaaaatacataatgttgcaaaatcagcaaaaaagagaaggaaaaaaaatgaagcaacaacaacaacaataaaaagaatGACGAAGAGGATGAAACacgcaaagaagaagaaaaaacaacgcgaagaaaaaggaggagaaacgcaaaaaaaaaatgagaagaagaaggaagaggaagaggaagaggaggaggaacgcaAGATATAAACTTTGGAGGaggaacgcgaaaaagaagaaacacaagaaGAACGCGTTTTGTTGAGATAAAGTTAATTTGTTTGGACTTATTTGCCAAAAAAACTTGTATGTGTTCATTGTCGCTGTGaaggttcttttaataatatttttaaattactcTTTTTTGTAAGTGCATAGGAATTtagacaagttttttttttttttggataggaTGTGGACACGATGGAATAATGGATCCCATccctttttaaagaaaaatatatgggCCTTGTGGGCTCTCACTGCtaagaaaaaaaataggaaaggGTGTGGTACAAATAACAAAACGGCAGAAATTGCTGGAGAACCAAAAACCCTAAATCGTACGAGAAGAGCGAATTTGGGAGCTAGGGTTTAAGCTTTCGATCAGTTTCGAAGAAATCAGAAGAGGAGGCAGCCATCATGTTCCCAGGAATGTTCATGCGGAAGCCAGATAAAGCTGCGGCATTGAAGCAGCTGAAATCTCACGTCGCCATGTTCGGTGCTTGGGTTGTCGTCGTTCGAGTCACCCCTTACATTCTTCACTTTCTCAACCGCGACAAAGACAACCTCGAGCTCAGGCTCGAGCTTTAGGCTCCAGCTTCATCAGGtaactcccccccccccccccgccccAATTCACTTCCATTTTAGATTCAATTTTTCGCTACCcgaggaaaaataattaaaacagaaaaccaTTTTTCCTTTAAATATGTTGTATGCGAATTTGGGGAATTCTCTCATTATTTGCTTGAAGTTTCTGAATTTTCTGGTTTGGCAAATAATTGATGAATTGTTACGTTAAAGGTTTCTGTTAAAACGTCCTGTTGTTAACACAATAAGATTTGTAGTTTATTCTACATAATAAGTATTTGACTTGGAATCTATGAGTTTATTTTCGGTATCTTAAAAGCAAATACAGTATGCTGTTTCAGTTAGGATATGTGACGAATTAGGGTCAGTTAATTGAAAATTGAGTGTATCATGTGAGGAATTGAGTTTTGGAAGAGGACTATACTTTAATCTATGTTGACGTTATAACATTGTGCCATTCATGTTTTCCTAAAAGAATATAGTATATGGTATACATCTTAAAATTGGGTTTATGTGGTTGTTTTCAACTTGATGATTAGTATGAATTCTAAAATCAACTATTCTAAAACATGAGTTATAAAGTGATTGCATTTTTCACCCTATTTCCTTCCATTCGGAAATAACTGTCATATTTTGGAAGTATTTAGACATAATTTGAGGTCACACGTTCCAAAACATTGCACTTAATTCTGGACAGAGGTAGTGGTACCTAACCTTTGTCGTGTGTTCTGCTAAAGATGAACTTATAATCATGTGCTGattaatcatcaaaatcatcaaaaaCCAATGCtgattaatcataaaaaaaaacaaaaattaggaTCTCAGGTGGGTATATCATCCTTTATAGTAgttgttcttgtatatatttatgGTTAATGATTTAGTTTGGATTTATATTCTGTCCATAATTTTAATTATCGTATTTGTGCATTTATCTGaacatctttatttttatttagtgtgCGTTCTTTTAAGGAATCCAGTTTTCTTGGTGTCTACCATTCAATTGTAGTTTCTTCTACTACATTTATTGATATTGTTTTAGTACCTTGCCACATTTCTGTTCATTGAGAACTTGTGTTAATGGCTAGTCTCTTCTTAATTTGTGCAGCTGTCTTGATGTGGAGGAATAGGTGCTTGGGTTCGGAAAGAATTTATGGGAATTATGTTTCAATGTAACCCTGCAAATCATTAGTCCATCTCATAATGTTGCTTGCtagtttaaaattattaaattaatattccaTTTACATTTGGTCATTTGGAATGGTGAGTAGACACTGTATGGCTGTTTAACCACATTGATAAACCGTGTGATGTGaagggtttttttctttttttcttttcttttttttttttaaaaaaccaaatgaaacaaagagaacatTTGAGGCAGAGTACGTATACGCATAAAATTTTATTACACAAAATTTTCCCCTTTCCCTTTCTAGTTGGTCTTTTTATTAAGCACAAGTTGCATGTATTTTGGTGGGAACTAATCAGATGCTTACTAAATGAGGTGTGTTTAGGTAGGAGTACAAGTGATGAAATACTTTTTATTCTAAAAAGATACTGCTATTATAGATGCAAACATAATTGAATTGGTATTAAGTGAAcatgtaataatatttatttatatcttgATTATTTTGTTATCCAATGATTTATTGACACCTATAGCTACCACCCCCACCGAGAGGGTTCTCTACTACCACTAGTTTCACATGATAACATCACTTTCCAACGAGAATGGGGTCACAACACTTGTGACAAATGGCAAATCTAAGTTCCTTCTTTTGAAAGCACTGGTTGACAATGTTCCTCTACAGCATATTCATAcaatttattaattcaatttcGACACAGATGCATTCCACAACTTAGTGAAAGAAAAGAAGGGGGGCAATGGGGCATGGCATggaatataaaaaagaaatatttaaggGAAAAGAAATCGAATCTTTTGATCAAAGGAATCATCTTTTCATaatctttgttttgtttatttgagTAGATATTACCTTAAATTTAAGTCTCTCAAATTAGGAGGGTTATGTGCACATAAACGTTTCTACTATAAACagaaataaagagagagaaaaaagttaGGATAAATGTCTTCTCACTGGTACCTAAAGAAACCTCTGAGAGTCATAGTCTCACCTATTTAGTGCCTTGAAGGACATGCCACCGAACGAGGAATTAAAGTAACACCATGTGTCAGCtccatcataataataattaagcaCATCATTTACTCAATCAGCAGAACAAACCCAAAAGATAAAAAACCTTTGAGCCACTCCAAGCTTCCATGatctaaaagaaataaaagactTGGAAGAGAGATGTCTGCTTCATCATGGTTATAAAAAAGTGCACACCCCATCATCATGTTCTTTACTTACGTACTGGAATTCTTTTCCTATAGTCCTCATATTGTATTGTTTCACACTTGGCACAAACACAAGGGGGTTGTGACTGGTGACTGGTGACTGGTGATTGAGTGTGGGAATTTTGTCTTTCTTTCTACAGAAAATAGTTAGTCTTGGGAGCTGTGAGATCTTATCTTGTTGTGGTTCATGTGTGTGTGTTTGTAGCAGCAAAAAGTTTCATATGAATGAATTATAACTTTGGAAAGCTACAAGACTTTAGTGGTGGGGGTGCTGTGGATGTGGTTTCAGTGTTGAAGGACAGATATGATAATGATAGAAGCATGTCATAATAAGGgaattcaagaagaagaaaaagaagagggaatTAATAGTAGTATTAGAGTACAATCCATGCATTAAATTTCTGCTTTTAATGGATGAATTACCTGGCTCTGTGGGCACCAGTGCCAGCTTCAGCCTCAGATTGGGCCAGGCTATTTTCTCATCTT
Coding sequences:
- the LOC112736831 gene encoding RING-H2 finger protein ATL65; amino-acid sequence: MQMHHHHHPNSTTIMPPSSSHHWIWPPTPSPSPSPSPSATFTKSTLPPPSPSKSPVDFSPPLIAMVVVIAAAFLLVTYSRLIARHLTPPLHRLIRRFRRRRRTHSFLPSSSGDLDSLPYYYDSPFDPHIPPSSFSPYGLDDSVIKTIPFSLYAALYAGELNSTSSRRSSSRRDCAVCLFEFEDDDYVRTLPLCSHTFHVDCIDAWLRSHANCPLCRAGVLSAASPFTPMFAARIRPSLDDDAIFHRIAAEHTPPPPEDYRHATATVSAAPEITVEVPEEGFNGRDFLLKRSYSFGFERSLASERMLVMEPATASPWRYRRGGSSSSFWSKRPSPFGSIGKPRVFSFRYYRGMKSPFFRRRGFFPLSESSMRYAGGGSSSRRSKSIASPMFLRSSVLTSAAGAAGFSSSRLRCGDPEALLSPERFNRR
- the LOC112736833 gene encoding mitochondrial import receptor subunit TOM6 homolog, whose protein sequence is MFPGMFMRKPDKAAALKQLKSHVAMFGAWVVVVRVTPYILHFLNRDKDNLELRLEL